A part of Streptomyces sp. DSM 40750 genomic DNA contains:
- a CDS encoding DUF4333 domain-containing protein → MRYTGRNKRIAAAAAMGALTVLLATGCSLSIGDVDKKNEATASEATTAAEEQPTAEEKPASDGPAEPENTGVSEEGAVHKARVAQTIADKLAADTGKRPDRVTCPEHLPARVGATIRCELTAGSDTLGVTVTATSVNGKRVNYNFKVDDSVQ, encoded by the coding sequence ATGCGGTACACGGGGCGCAACAAGAGGATTGCGGCCGCGGCGGCGATGGGCGCACTGACGGTGCTTCTCGCCACCGGATGCTCCTTGAGCATTGGCGACGTGGACAAGAAGAACGAGGCGACGGCCAGCGAGGCCACAACCGCCGCTGAGGAACAGCCGACGGCCGAGGAGAAGCCGGCCAGTGACGGCCCCGCGGAGCCCGAGAACACGGGCGTCAGCGAGGAGGGGGCCGTCCACAAGGCCCGAGTCGCGCAGACGATCGCCGACAAGCTCGCCGCGGACACCGGCAAGCGTCCCGACAGGGTCACCTGCCCTGAGCACCTCCCCGCCAGGGTCGGCGCCACGATCCGCTGCGAGCTCACTGCCGGCAGCGACACCCTCGGTGTCACCGTCACTGCCACCTCGGTCAACGGCAAGCGGGTCAATTACAACTTCAAGGTCGACGACAGCGTCCAGTAA
- a CDS encoding sensor histidine kinase yields the protein MNLTLERYGVWLRSTVVCLCGALGVVSADVAEIPLAMSLLVPALLACGVRLYALRRPLPFALLWTLDAAVVVLTGLSQPVIGGDGADVMVEAIVGISIIAFQYEWATHPMAGAALAVLGAAVCALGDILSSPTHSPDLIPLVRIFVQVGLSRAAYLVVRARARAADRSATARAASRREAEVAAARRATEREYLATLHDTASATLLMVSQGDGRDWSWLPPRARQDLEALSAVPGFETGSVDLAALLDCVPEGEGQARVRLKTHIDGPLTMPSGPGLAIFNGVREAVTNVGRHAGVREAELRAWMEEDGAVVELSDAGRGFAPESVSVRRRGISGSIVGRMHAVGGSATVDSQPGAGTRVQWRWHAHTRASQKGDGAGVAGVHRSPGAQIHHTAAVRLIRGQLLYGAQLAVLLISLVWQFTMSLSQLTAYQHVYHPAWAQTAAFVCLAAVAATGGAYLLRGRRIPPRVRWWSLGSVLAVSAVCAFTLAPERLTGAEDWAFAVVGWHALFLLADLRVRVFAAFLGAHMGLNAAAVFLSGAPTAAESAVMGISAISNCGFQLSVGALMTHLLHGTAPAAGTAAAREEELRTRERIHETRQRDHKERYRALTATTVPLLVGLGHSVLSPHDEEVRLRCGVEAARMRRLFAESDAVSDPLLNELRACIEVAEHQGATVNLAVRGRPGEVPVEVRRELVDPVAVILGRTRSTARVTVVWTPRAVRVSVVSGDCAGGRGTGEVAPSHGRATAAKVTVVRTTRGGSVWVEAGWRRPAASGVDLT from the coding sequence TTGAACCTGACCCTCGAGCGGTACGGGGTGTGGCTCAGGTCCACCGTGGTCTGCCTGTGCGGTGCGCTGGGCGTCGTCTCGGCGGACGTGGCGGAGATTCCCCTGGCGATGTCTCTGCTGGTGCCCGCTCTCCTCGCCTGCGGTGTGCGCCTCTACGCGCTGCGCCGCCCGCTCCCGTTCGCCCTGCTGTGGACGTTGGACGCGGCCGTGGTGGTGCTGACGGGGCTGTCCCAGCCGGTGATCGGCGGCGACGGCGCGGATGTGATGGTGGAGGCGATTGTCGGCATCAGCATCATCGCTTTCCAGTACGAGTGGGCGACGCACCCCATGGCCGGGGCTGCCCTGGCCGTGTTGGGGGCCGCCGTCTGCGCGCTCGGCGACATCCTCTCATCGCCCACGCACAGCCCCGACTTGATTCCGCTGGTGCGCATATTTGTCCAGGTGGGCCTGTCGAGGGCCGCTTACCTCGTGGTTCGGGCGCGGGCCAGGGCGGCTGACCGGTCGGCCACGGCCAGGGCGGCGTCGCGCCGGGAGGCCGAGGTCGCCGCCGCACGGAGGGCAACTGAGCGCGAGTACCTGGCGACTCTGCACGACACGGCGAGCGCGACGCTGCTGATGGTCTCCCAGGGCGACGGCCGGGACTGGTCGTGGCTGCCTCCACGTGCACGACAGGATCTGGAGGCATTGTCCGCCGTACCCGGATTCGAGACGGGGAGCGTCGACCTCGCGGCGCTGCTCGACTGTGTGCCCGAGGGTGAGGGACAGGCCAGGGTGCGGCTCAAGACGCACATCGACGGCCCGCTCACGATGCCGTCCGGCCCTGGGCTTGCGATATTCAACGGGGTCCGGGAAGCCGTCACCAATGTGGGCCGCCATGCAGGGGTGCGGGAAGCGGAGCTCAGGGCATGGATGGAGGAGGACGGCGCCGTCGTCGAACTGTCCGACGCGGGACGGGGCTTCGCCCCGGAGTCCGTCTCCGTGCGGCGCCGGGGCATCTCCGGTTCCATCGTCGGCAGGATGCACGCGGTCGGAGGCTCCGCCACGGTCGACTCGCAACCGGGCGCCGGGACCCGCGTGCAGTGGCGCTGGCACGCCCATACCCGGGCGTCACAGAAAGGGGACGGAGCGGGGGTGGCGGGCGTACATCGCTCGCCTGGCGCCCAGATACACCACACGGCTGCCGTCCGCCTCATCCGCGGGCAGCTTCTATACGGGGCCCAACTGGCCGTGCTGCTGATCAGCCTGGTGTGGCAGTTCACCATGTCGCTGAGCCAACTCACGGCCTACCAGCACGTGTACCACCCTGCGTGGGCGCAGACAGCGGCCTTCGTCTGCCTCGCCGCCGTCGCGGCGACCGGGGGCGCCTATCTGCTGCGTGGCAGGCGGATCCCGCCGAGGGTGCGCTGGTGGAGCCTGGGCTCGGTGCTGGCCGTTTCGGCGGTATGCGCGTTCACGCTCGCGCCGGAGCGGTTGACAGGTGCGGAGGACTGGGCGTTCGCGGTGGTCGGCTGGCATGCGCTGTTCCTGCTGGCAGACCTGCGGGTCAGAGTGTTCGCGGCGTTCCTCGGGGCGCATATGGGGCTCAACGCGGCCGCTGTGTTCCTGTCGGGTGCGCCGACCGCCGCGGAGTCGGCCGTCATGGGGATCTCCGCGATATCCAACTGCGGCTTCCAGCTCTCCGTCGGTGCACTGATGACGCACCTGCTCCACGGTACGGCGCCGGCAGCGGGGACCGCAGCCGCACGGGAGGAAGAACTGCGTACCCGGGAACGCATCCACGAGACCAGGCAGCGTGATCACAAGGAGCGGTACCGCGCCCTGACGGCGACGACAGTGCCGCTGCTCGTGGGCCTCGGCCACAGTGTGCTGAGCCCGCACGACGAGGAGGTCAGGCTGCGGTGCGGCGTGGAGGCCGCCCGCATGCGCCGCCTGTTCGCGGAGAGCGATGCCGTCTCCGACCCGCTGCTGAACGAGCTGCGGGCGTGCATTGAGGTGGCCGAGCACCAGGGGGCGACGGTGAACCTGGCCGTACGAGGCCGGCCGGGTGAGGTGCCTGTGGAGGTACGCAGGGAGCTGGTCGACCCGGTGGCGGTGATTCTGGGCCGCACCCGCTCGACCGCGCGGGTGACTGTCGTGTGGACACCTCGCGCGGTACGCGTGAGCGTGGTCAGCGGGGACTGCGCCGGCGGCCGTGGCACGGGAGAGGTCGCGCCGTCGCACGGCCGTGCCACGGCCGCGAAGGTGACCGTGGTCAGGACGACGCGCGGGGGAAGTGTGTGGGTGGAGGCCGGCTGGAGAAGACCGGCGGCCTCCGGAGTTGACCTGACATGA
- a CDS encoding response regulator transcription factor, translating to MSDNAPVSVVVVDDHPAILAGVEAWYAASRRPITVVAAGGSVGEAWTAPGSTADVVVLDLQLGEGGPAFGSLRRLVDAGRQVVVYSMRDDEKTALNCLDLGAATFLTKSEGREHLVEATLAAADERPYMPPALAGALGTNTRADRPQLSVREENVLIEWFQSESKELVAQRLGISVRTVNSYLDRVRIKYANVGRPARTKASLVARAIQDGLVDVDDL from the coding sequence ATGAGTGACAACGCACCGGTCAGCGTGGTCGTCGTAGACGACCATCCCGCCATCCTCGCGGGCGTAGAGGCCTGGTACGCCGCATCCCGGCGGCCCATCACCGTCGTCGCGGCCGGCGGCTCCGTAGGGGAAGCCTGGACCGCGCCGGGCAGCACGGCCGACGTCGTCGTCCTTGATCTGCAACTGGGCGAGGGCGGCCCCGCCTTCGGCAGCCTTCGAAGACTCGTCGACGCCGGGCGGCAGGTGGTCGTCTATTCGATGCGGGACGACGAGAAGACAGCGCTCAACTGCCTGGACCTGGGAGCCGCGACCTTCCTGACCAAGAGCGAGGGCCGAGAGCACCTGGTCGAGGCCACCCTGGCAGCAGCCGATGAGCGGCCCTACATGCCGCCCGCGCTGGCCGGCGCGCTGGGAACGAACACCCGCGCCGACCGCCCCCAGCTCTCCGTACGCGAGGAGAACGTGCTCATCGAATGGTTCCAGTCGGAGTCGAAGGAGCTGGTCGCGCAGCGTCTCGGCATCTCCGTACGGACGGTCAACTCGTATCTGGACCGGGTGCGGATCAAGTACGCGAACGTCGGCCGCCCCGCGCGGACCAAGGCAAGCCTGGTGGCCCGGGCCATCCAGGACGGGCTGGTCGACGTCGACGACCTCTGA
- a CDS encoding class II glutamine amidotransferase has translation MCRWLAYSGTPVLLDTILYRPAHSLIDQSLHSRMGVETTNGDGFGVGWYSPDLDTPAVFRDTGPAWSNRNLRELADHVRSPLFFAHIRASTGTAVQQTNSHPFRHGRWMWMHNGAIADFHLVRRDLALAVAPELFAGIEGSTDSELMFFLALTFGLEQDPPGAVARMAGLVERTGHRHGVEFPLQMTVAVTDGQALWAFRYSSRKTSRSLFYSTRVETLRSLHPDLAFLREVSDETRLVVSEPLGDLPGAWNEVPENSYGVVRPGADELLPFAPQPA, from the coding sequence ATGTGCCGGTGGCTCGCCTACTCGGGAACGCCCGTCCTGCTCGACACCATCCTGTACAGGCCGGCGCACTCACTGATCGACCAGAGCCTGCATTCCCGGATGGGCGTGGAGACCACCAACGGTGACGGGTTCGGCGTCGGTTGGTACTCACCGGACCTCGACACCCCCGCGGTCTTCCGCGACACCGGTCCGGCATGGAGCAACCGCAATCTGCGGGAGCTCGCCGACCACGTCCGCTCTCCGCTGTTCTTCGCCCACATCCGCGCCTCGACCGGTACCGCGGTGCAGCAGACCAACAGCCACCCGTTCCGCCACGGCCGCTGGATGTGGATGCACAACGGCGCGATCGCCGACTTCCACCTGGTCCGGCGAGACCTGGCCCTGGCCGTCGCCCCGGAGCTCTTCGCCGGCATCGAGGGATCGACGGACTCCGAGTTGATGTTCTTCCTGGCCCTCACCTTCGGCCTGGAGCAGGACCCCCCGGGCGCCGTCGCACGCATGGCCGGCCTGGTGGAACGGACCGGTCACCGGCACGGGGTGGAGTTCCCGCTGCAGATGACGGTCGCCGTGACGGACGGACAGGCGCTGTGGGCCTTCCGCTACTCCAGCCGGAAAACGTCACGCTCGCTGTTCTACAGCACCCGCGTGGAGACGCTGCGCTCGCTCCACCCCGACCTGGCCTTCCTGCGGGAGGTCTCCGACGAGACCCGCCTCGTCGTCTCCGAGCCCCTGGGCGATCTCCCCGGCGCCTGGAACGAGGTCCCCGAGAACAGCTACGGCGTCGTACGGCCCGGGGCGGACGAGCTGCTCCCCTTCGCACCGCAACCCGCGTAA
- a CDS encoding ArsR/SmtB family transcription factor: MLRIHFGPEDLIRTRIAAAPDPLWEIASSLHRFQTQSGRRAYAGWYREARAALSDNRLGAAVLGLLTLFPRAAYFPDFLTPPEAGAGLEHGLAAILSTPPARVRHEIGRLVQVTDAPSAVFALVDKDARRELVRVLRAYNNAVIAPYRDRMQACVDAERGRLARAFLDGGTDSMLRSLPPITRWRPPVLEVDYCETRDLHLDGRGLLFIPSYFCWRTPVSLADPGLPPVLVYPVSRPDPRASADRSDAPLTALLGRTRAAVLNVVANGATNSELARAVSVSPATATHHTTVLRDAGLIESQRHANTVLHTLTPAGAALLRPHRRGPSPVA; the protein is encoded by the coding sequence ATGTTGCGCATCCATTTCGGCCCGGAGGATCTCATACGGACCAGGATCGCGGCGGCTCCCGATCCCTTGTGGGAGATCGCCTCCAGCCTGCACCGCTTCCAGACCCAGAGCGGACGCCGGGCCTACGCCGGCTGGTACCGGGAGGCCCGTGCCGCCCTGTCCGACAACCGTCTGGGGGCCGCCGTACTGGGCCTGTTGACGCTGTTCCCCCGCGCGGCCTACTTTCCCGACTTCCTGACCCCGCCCGAGGCGGGGGCAGGACTGGAACACGGACTCGCGGCGATCCTGAGCACTCCGCCCGCCCGGGTCCGGCACGAGATCGGACGGCTGGTCCAGGTCACCGACGCCCCGTCAGCCGTCTTCGCCCTGGTCGACAAGGACGCCCGCAGAGAGCTGGTGCGCGTCCTGCGGGCCTACAACAACGCTGTCATCGCTCCGTACCGCGACCGTATGCAGGCCTGCGTCGACGCCGAACGCGGCCGACTGGCCCGGGCGTTCCTCGACGGCGGAACCGACAGCATGCTCCGCAGCCTGCCGCCGATCACGCGCTGGCGCCCTCCCGTCCTGGAGGTCGACTACTGCGAGACCCGCGATCTTCATCTCGACGGCCGCGGCCTGTTGTTCATCCCGTCGTACTTCTGCTGGCGCACCCCGGTCTCCCTCGCGGACCCCGGCCTGCCGCCGGTCCTCGTGTACCCCGTGAGCCGCCCGGACCCCCGGGCATCTGCCGACCGGTCCGACGCGCCCCTGACCGCGCTGCTCGGGCGCACCCGTGCCGCCGTACTGAACGTCGTCGCCAACGGCGCCACCAACTCGGAACTCGCCCGCGCGGTCAGCGTCTCCCCCGCCACCGCGACCCACCACACGACCGTCCTGCGCGACGCGGGCCTCATCGAGAGCCAGCGCCACGCCAACACCGTCCTCCACACCCTCACGCCGGCCGGCGCGGCCCTGCTCCGCCCCCACCGAAGGGGCCCGTCCCCGGTCGCCTAG
- a CDS encoding N-acetylmuramoyl-L-alanine amidase, with protein sequence MNSRHSIPSGPSDSAGPGRTAGALPRRTLLGALGAAVVTGAVSRPTRAAAASSQTAADYVLVSRQAWGADESLRFGPDGTETWSPEYHPVQTLSVHHTGSPNGEANPAARVRTIYRDQTVTKGWGDIGYNYLIDASGLVYEGRWSGTDGDAAHNAAGQLVTGAHIGGYNTGNVGIALLGTLVGTPPTAAARTALVQLLAELAVRHSIDPQREKVVYVNPANGALWDGPAISGHLDWAATDCPGGTLYTQLPAIRAAVADLIAQ encoded by the coding sequence ATGAATTCCAGACACTCGATTCCCTCCGGTCCCTCCGACTCCGCGGGCCCAGGCCGGACCGCCGGAGCGTTACCCCGGCGCACGCTGCTGGGGGCCCTGGGCGCCGCCGTCGTGACCGGCGCCGTCTCCCGTCCGACCAGGGCCGCGGCCGCCTCGTCACAGACCGCCGCCGACTACGTACTGGTGTCACGACAGGCGTGGGGCGCGGACGAGAGCCTCCGCTTCGGCCCCGACGGCACCGAGACCTGGTCACCCGAGTACCACCCCGTGCAGACCCTGTCGGTTCACCACACCGGCAGTCCGAACGGCGAGGCCAACCCCGCGGCCAGGGTCCGCACGATCTACCGCGACCAGACAGTCACCAAGGGATGGGGCGACATCGGGTACAACTACCTGATCGACGCGAGCGGACTGGTGTACGAGGGGCGCTGGTCCGGCACCGACGGGGATGCCGCACACAACGCGGCGGGACAGCTCGTCACCGGGGCTCACATCGGCGGGTACAACACCGGAAACGTCGGGATCGCCCTGCTGGGGACGCTGGTCGGCACCCCGCCGACGGCCGCCGCGCGTACCGCGCTCGTCCAGCTGCTCGCGGAACTCGCGGTGCGCCACTCCATCGATCCCCAGCGGGAGAAGGTGGTCTACGTCAACCCGGCCAACGGCGCCCTCTGGGACGGGCCCGCCATCTCCGGACACCTCGACTGGGCGGCCACCGACTGCCCTGGCGGCACGCTCTACACCCAACTGCCCGCGATCCGTGCCGCCGTCGCCGACCTGATCGCCCAGTGA
- a CDS encoding peptidoglycan-binding domain-containing protein has protein sequence MRKNRIAVLIAATVMLLTGGIGGMQTASAAPTIDGVCGSYWGTSWTPPTVSQGSVDTTSPSAVMLAQCYLNLSMSGDNLTVDGRFGPLSNTAARRFQSCAGLTVDGYVGPNTWNSLRYWANSPNYVCNLDL, from the coding sequence ATGAGAAAGAACCGGATCGCCGTGCTCATCGCCGCGACTGTCATGCTGCTGACCGGGGGCATCGGCGGTATGCAGACCGCGAGTGCCGCACCCACCATCGACGGTGTCTGCGGCAGCTACTGGGGCACGAGTTGGACCCCGCCGACGGTCAGCCAGGGATCCGTCGACACGACGAGCCCCTCCGCCGTCATGCTCGCCCAGTGTTATCTGAACCTCTCCATGTCGGGCGACAACCTGACGGTCGACGGCAGGTTCGGACCGCTCTCCAACACAGCCGCCCGGCGATTCCAGTCCTGCGCCGGCCTCACCGTCGACGGGTACGTCGGCCCGAACACCTGGAACAGCCTGCGCTACTGGGCGAACAGCCCGAACTACGTGTGCAATCTCGACCTGTGA